In Planctomonas sp. JC2975, the genomic stretch CATGAGCGGAATCGCCGACGAGCACCATGCCAGTGCGGAACCGGTGGCATGCGCAGCATGGGACCCGTGGTGACCAGGTCGTCCGGCGTGGACAGGGCGAGCAGGTCCTCTGCCGGGTAGAGGCCGGCGTACTCGGCACGCAGCCGAGCGAGCCACGACGAGCTCGGCGTCCCCTCGATCTGCCGCCAGGAGGTCTCCTCCGCACGGGGAAGTGCCGCATACCAGCAGATGCGTCCGTCCGGCAGTCTCCAGTAGCCGAGGAACCGCCGGCCGAAGGCGAAGTTCATGACCCCTGGGTCGGCAGACGTGGCGCCCGCGTCCGTGATCCCACCGAAACCGAGGACGCCCTCGTAGACGGGATCGGGGGCGTCCGGATCGATGATGCCGCGCACGGTGGAATGGATGCCGTCCGCGCCCACGACGAGGTCCGTCGCGAGCTCGGCGCCGTCCTCGAAATGGGCGACGACCCCGTCGGACGCAGCCTCGGCACCGACGAGCCGACGACCGTATTCGACGCGGGATCCGGCCCGAGCGGCATGGTCGGCGAGTATGCCGGACAGTGCGTCTCGTGCCATGACGAAACCGCTGCTCGGATACCGGGCGAAGGTCTGCCCGCCCGCATCGGACATGTGAACCTCGAAGGTCCGCTGTGCTTCGGCATCCACGGACGAGGCCACCCCGAGGGTTCGCAGTACGTCGTAGCCGTTGGACGCGAGCGTGATGACGGCACCGACGCCGTCGGCGGGCCCTGGATGCGATTCGACGATCGTGGAACGGATGCCGACCTTCGCGAGAGCGAGAGCAGCTGCCGGGCCGGCGACACCGGCGCCGACGATGAGAGCTGACCGAACGGAACTCATGATGCACGCTCCTATAGTTGATTTCAACTAATCGAATTCAACTATAACTCTGATACCCTCGGATGGTGTCCCGACGACAACTGCGCACGCCGCTCGCCGTCGTCGTGCTCGGCATGCTGACCGAGGAGCCGCTCCACGGATACGCCATGCGCCGCCGTATCGAGGAACGTGCGTACGACCGGCTGCCCGGCGTGAAGACGTCGTCGCTGTACGACGCGATCCGTCGCCTCGACGCGGCGGGTCTCATCGACAGCGGCGGGACCGACCGAGACGGCAACCGTCCGGACCGCACGCGCTTCGCGATCACGCCTCAGGGGGCTGCCGCTCTGACCGCGTGGCTGCAGGAAACCCTCTCCGACGACTCCGACGCCGACGGATTGCCCGCGGCACTGAGCTTCATGTATCCGCTGGGCCGGGAGCAGACGATCGAACTCCTCGGCGGTCGTCTCGAACGGATGTCCGCAACCTTGGAAGCGGACGAGACCGCGCTCCGGAACGCGAATGCCGAGGCGACGAACCCGATCTTCCTGTCGGAGCACGAGTACCAGCTGGCGCGGCGCCGCGCCGAGCGCGCATGGCTCGCGGACTTGCTCACGTCGCTGGAGAGCGGCGCGCTCGTCTGGCCCGTCCGCTGAGTTATCTAGCCGGGCGACGGGAGGGCGTGCACCAGGTGCAGGGTCACCGGGCCCTCTCCCTAGCTCTGCTGTGCCGCCGTGAACTCCGACTCGAGAAGGCCGAAGATGGCGACATCGTGCCACTCGCCCTCGATGTTGTCGCGCTCCCGCAGCAGTGCCTCGCGCGTCATGCCGAGGATCTCGCACAGGCGGGCGGACGCCTCGTTCGCGGCATCCAGTTCCGCGTAGACGCGATGTGCCCCGAGCTCGCCGAAGGCGATACCGAGCAGGGCCGTTGTGGCCTCGGTGGCGAAGCCGCGACCGTGGACGGCCGGATGGAACACCCATCCGATCTCCATCTGGGCGTCCTTCGCGCTCTTGACGGAAATGCTGACGTCGCCGATCACGCGGTGGTCGGTCGAGCCGTCGGTCGCGCTGAGCTCGACCGCGAAGATGAGGCCGTCGCCGTCGCGCGACAGGCGCTCCAGCGCGATGCGCTTCTCGAGGTTCTTGGCCGGCTCGTCGTGGTCGTGCGCCTCCCAGCGGAGGTAGCGGACGACATCCGTGCGCTTCTGGTAGTTCTCGCTGCGGTGCTCGAGGTCCGCCTTGGTGAGCGGGCGCAGTCGCAGTCGCTCGGTGGCGATCTCGCGAGTCTCGAAGGGAAGTGCCAGCAATCCGGCCCCGATCGTCGTCTCGGATGTCATGGTCTGGTCCGTCCCCTCGTCGATGCTCCCGACGGGTCGCACAGTCTCGCTCGCACGTCGTCGGGAAGCTTCTACGGCATCCGCCCGATCAGGATGCCGTGCCTTCGTCAGCAACGATACGCAGGGTGGGCCGTGCTTCCGAATCGAGGCCGAACACGGCGTTCACACCGGCGATGAACGCCTCCGCCTCGCCGTCCCTTGCGAGCTCGCGGGCGCGTGATGACGGCGTGTGGAGGAGCACTCCGACGAGGTGGCGCAAGGCGGCCTCTGCCTGGCCTTCCGGATCCCCGCGGCGCTTGGCACGCTCGATCTCCGCGTCGAGAAGCTCGAACACGTGGGACCTCAGCGCGACGACCGCGGGCTCTGCTGTGAACTCGTCGCCCTTCGCGGCGAACTCGGCGGCCGCGTCGCTCACGATCTCGCGCGCGCGGTCGGTGGCGGTGAAGTCTTCGAGCGGTGCGTGAAGGCCGATGGTCTCAAGGTCTAGCAGCTCGGTGCCGGAGACCCAGGCGACCTCGCGGTCGACGTTGCGCGGAAGGCCGAGATCGACGATGAGCCGGTGCACGACGGCATCCGGCAGGTGGCTCGCCTTCTCCACGAGCTCGCGGTCGAGCAGCACGGTCGGGGCCACGCTGCACGTGACGACGAGATCGGATGCCGCGACGGCCTCTACGAGTCCGTCGCGATCCACCGCGGTGATCTCGTGCTTCAGGGCGAATGCCTGCGCTCGTCCGGTGCGCGACCAGACGCGCACGTCCTCTGCACCGCGATCGCGAAGCGCTTTGAGGCTCGCGG encodes the following:
- a CDS encoding GNAT family protein produces the protein MTSETTIGAGLLALPFETREIATERLRLRPLTKADLEHRSENYQKRTDVVRYLRWEAHDHDEPAKNLEKRIALERLSRDGDGLIFAVELSATDGSTDHRVIGDVSISVKSAKDAQMEIGWVFHPAVHGRGFATEATTALLGIAFGELGAHRVYAELDAANEASARLCEILGMTREALLRERDNIEGEWHDVAIFGLLESEFTAAQQS
- a CDS encoding PadR family transcriptional regulator, encoding MSRRQLRTPLAVVVLGMLTEEPLHGYAMRRRIEERAYDRLPGVKTSSLYDAIRRLDAAGLIDSGGTDRDGNRPDRTRFAITPQGAAALTAWLQETLSDDSDADGLPAALSFMYPLGREQTIELLGGRLERMSATLEADETALRNANAEATNPIFLSEHEYQLARRRAERAWLADLLTSLESGALVWPVR
- a CDS encoding FAD-dependent monooxygenase, with the protein product MSSVRSALIVGAGVAGPAAALALAKVGIRSTIVESHPGPADGVGAVITLASNGYDVLRTLGVASSVDAEAQRTFEVHMSDAGGQTFARYPSSGFVMARDALSGILADHAARAGSRVEYGRRLVGAEAASDGVVAHFEDGAELATDLVVGADGIHSTVRGIIDPDAPDPVYEGVLGFGGITDAGATSADPGVMNFAFGRRFLGYWRLPDGRICWYAALPRAEETSWRQIEGTPSSSWLARLRAEYAGLYPAEDLLALSTPDDLVTTGPMLRMPPVPHWHGARRRFRSCAVLHLWTRGIAGAGECARARQVSSGPA
- a CDS encoding glutamyl-tRNA reductase, which gives rise to MLLCFTASHRTADFELLERLERHAGDVDAALRARTDAFAGSVVLATCNRFEAYLEVTDATAANAADLALAAVSDATGVASDELRASTAVVHHRAVADHLFSVASGLESLVVGEGEIAGQVRRALENARHHGSSTRELERLFQNASRVSRDVKNGTKVGSAGRSIVRLALELAESRIADWSTARILLVGTGNYAAASLKALRDRGAEDVRVWSRTGRAQAFALKHEITAVDRDGLVEAVAASDLVVTCSVAPTVLLDRELVEKASHLPDAVVHRLIVDLGLPRNVDREVAWVSGTELLDLETIGLHAPLEDFTATDRAREIVSDAAAEFAAKGDEFTAEPAVVALRSHVFELLDAEIERAKRRGDPEGQAEAALRHLVGVLLHTPSSRARELARDGEAEAFIAGVNAVFGLDSEARPTLRIVADEGTAS